A window from Macaca fascicularis isolate 582-1 chromosome 20, T2T-MFA8v1.1 encodes these proteins:
- the SYCE1L gene encoding synaptonemal complex central element protein 1-like: protein MAGKLKPLNVEAPEAAEEAEGQAKSLKTEDLLAMVIKLQKEGSLEPQIEDLINRINELQQAKKKSSEELRETHTLWEALHRELDSLNGEKVHLEEVLSKKQEALRILQMHCQEKESEPRRLDVKGQLEDLTGQHKDLWEFHMLEQRLAREIRALERSKEQLLSERRLVRAKLRDVERRLSSPPEVEGARAVNDGLKAELEIFGEQVQSAPEVGAGEGEAGPELPRPRDEADPEPPVAAPDAP from the exons GGCAAGCCAAGTCTTTGAAGACTGAAGACTTGCTGGCAATGGTGATAAAGCTGCAGAAAG agGGAAGTCTGGAGCCACAGATAGAGGACCTGATTAACCGGATTAACGAGCTTCAGCAAG CAAAGAAGAAATCCAGTGAGGAACTGAGAGAGACCCACACTCTCTGGGAGGCCCTGCATAGGGAATTAGACTCCT TGAATGGAGAGAAAGTGCACCTAGAGGAGGTCTTGAGCAAAAAGCAAG AGGCACTCAGGATCCTCCAGATGCACTGCCAAGAGAAGGAAAGTGAGCCTCGGAG GTTGGATGTCAAAGGACAGCTGGAGGATCTGACGGGCCAGCACAAGGACCTCTGGGAATTCCAC ATGCTGGAGCAGCGACTGGCCCGGGAGATCCGTGCCCTGGAGAGGAGCAAGGAGCAGCTGCTCTCGGAGA GGAGGCTGGTGCGCGCCAAGCTGCGGGACGTGGAGCGGCGGCTGAGCTCGCCGCCTGAGGTCGAGGGCGCCAGGGCGGTGAATGACGg GCTGAAGGCGGAGCTAGAGATATTCGGGGAGCAGGTCCAGAGCGCCCCCGAGGTCGGGGCCGGCGAGGGAGAG GCCGGACCTGAGCTCCCCCGCCCCCGCGACGAGGCGGATCCGGAGCCGCCGGTGGCTGCCCCTGACGCCCCCTAG